The Platichthys flesus chromosome 5, fPlaFle2.1, whole genome shotgun sequence genome contains the following window.
TTTATTTTGAGTCAATCCCACGTAATCTACTCTGTCCCGGAGCTGGTAATAGTCACATGAATGTGCATCACATTAGTAAAATGCGCCATTTACTGTTTTCGAAAACCAGGTTGTTTGAGGAAGCTACTAAAGTTAGAATAATGTACAAATAACATACTTGTGACATATTTGAAAGATCCAAGTCTTCAGTAAGCAAAAAACACGGCTTGGAACCAGGCCTGCAGCCATGGACTCAGTAATACTGAGGTCATTAAGTTCAAGCAGCCTCCAGAATTAAAATGGACTTGAATAGAACTGAGTAGATTTGAGATTATAGAATTGTATATCTTGTACATAATACAATAAATTAAGAGTGCTACTCCTTATTGGCAAGTAcaagttaaataaaagtaaaacatcacaacaaaaaTCTTTATCTATGTAGCACCTTTGTTAGCAATTTTAAAAAGTAGCTTTACAAGGAAGAAACAACTGAACTTGAGCTATATGAACATGGAACTGAAAAAGTACACAATGTACAAGCACTGACCACAaaccaatttaaaaaacaacaataaatataaactgcAGTTCACAGTAGTTAAATGTAGTGTAAATTAATTTATAGTGAGGACGGTttcattttgtatatttattgaGATTATGAATCGTGGCCTCAGGAGAGAAACTGTTCAGGAGTCAGAGTCCGTGATCTGAGTTTTAATGACCTGCTACGTCTGGCTGAGGGGTTTACAGGTTGTGGTCAGAAAAGTCTTCACATCGTCTGAAATGATCGAATCCTGTGCTTTGaatttttcaaataaagaattgaaacaggaagttaacaCCGGGTCGTCAGTGTTATCAGGAAGTGTTGAGAGACAGAACAAACACTTTGTTGACTCTGGGTTTATTATGGGATTAGTTCTTCAATCTGTTGGTTATATCCACAAGCTCTACAGCATGGACCCTTAAccataaaacagattttatgaCATTATGACAGGAGACCTCTGTTTTATACAATCACGTCTACATGGATTGGTTCCCAGACTCCATGGTAACATCGGTCCATAAACGTAGGAGTGGAGCGATAAGACCTTTGTGGGGCCAGTGTCACTGTCTGTGCTTAACATTGACTTCCCCTTGTGTTCAACATACTGGGACCAGAGGCCCCTGACTCTGTCTTGTGCTAACTCGTCCAGTACGACTCAACCTGTCATCTGTAGGAGAACCAGTGGCGTCACACATTCCACTGCAAGGGATCAGCGTTGTCTAAATATCTCCTTGTTTGTCCATTGATTCGATTTTGGTTTACCTTGTGCTGAtgagtgtgtttattaaaaaacagcagcttttcttcttcctgcagaGAAAGCACAGAGTCCCGGTTGTTGACAGGCAGCTTGTTTTCTGGACCCgccacatgtttttttccagggTCGGAATTCCACAGACATTCCCGTGGTTGTTCCTCTCTAAACATCTCTGAAGCTGCTGCAATGATCACAGCCTGAACCGCTCAGTAAAATCCATTTAACAGTTGATGTTCTTTCAGCCTTATCAGATTCTCACAGTCTTTAGTGTCGGTCAGTTCgctgtttggaaatgtttgaTCCATACTCCGGGGAAATGATTAGTCAAAGAATCAATGAGTCCATTCAGACCGGACTTTACAATGCGGCTCATATCCAGATTGTATCCAGACTCCTGATAACATTTACACCAGGTGTTAATATTTTACGCCAGTGATATTCGATCGATATGTCacattctcctctctccttccgtCTTCAGTGCACACACCCATAGAAAGACGTCcagtaaatatatttgattttcttttcttttaatcaagattcatgaaataTTCTCTGGGAAAGTCGTTGAAaatgcaaatggggggaaataGACGCCTTATTTTGTAATTATgtaaaaaatctggatcttttTCTTTGTCCAGATTCATCGATTCATACTCTTTGATGTAAAACACTTTGTAACTTGTATTGAaaagtgctgtacaaataaagttgtataaATTATTTGACGTTTGCAGACAAGGCAACGATCATGAGGACACAGACCACGGATGTTGCTTAAAGATGATGTAATCTGTGTTTACAATGACACAACATGTGTTCATATAATTGTCAACTGGCATGATGTGTTGTTCTAGAAGTTTCCCTTGAGAATCCTGGTGCTTTAGTATCTGTTTATAACAGCTGGGGGaatacttttaatgtttttaactttgtgGAGAGTATCAGGATTTAGTGCAGCTGCTCATGAAAAGACATCTAACTTTGGAAAATCTGTCCACATCTCCCGTGTTGCAGGCCAGCAGAGGAACCGTGAAAGCCAGCGGCAGCTTCAACGCCAGCGCTGATGCCGAGGTTCTGCACAAAGCCATGAAAGGGCTGGGTAagatgatgcatgtgtgtgtgtgtgtgtttgtgtgtatctgctgtCAGCAAAATCTTATCTGATATGCTGAAGCCACGTCAGTCGGTAGTATTCCTCCAAACAGACCAATGGGAGAGTCTCATGCCGGGAGTTCCTCTCTGAACAATAAGTGTAGTAATCCCTGGTGTCTGCGTGGAGCTCCACCCACGCACCGGTGACTCATAAACAAATGAGCCGGGAGCAGTAACCGGAGACGCTTCTCTGTGAGTCAGAACGCTGTCCTGCAGCGAAGGCCGTGATTACGTGGTTGAAACACTTGTAATCAAGAGCCAGTCAGAGTGTGTGGATTGTCATGGAACACGTATGTCTCATGAGAACAGTTGAGTAAGCGTTAGTAACCGTGGTTCTTGATGCCCTTAGGAACTGATGAGGATGCCATCGTGCAGCTGCTTGTGGCTCGCAGCAACGCCCAGAGGCAGCAGATCAAGAGCAGCTACAAAACTCTGTTTGGAAAGGTGGGAGCGCCTCGTGATCACGTGACCACCACAACATCATAGCTGCAGTTTGAAGGCCTCATAAAAACAATCTGATATATGAGAGTTAAAAGCAAAAAGAGGACAGCATCACGTAAAAGCAGTAAttacatatataaaaaataggaacaataaaaagaagaagatgacaTTCCATTTACCACATTTAAAGACATGATGCTTATTAATCTATTTCTCTCTACTGCTAAATCCCACTGGCCTCCGAAACGCTCTCTTAGCAATGGTTACTTCTTTGGGTTCTTCACACAAGGTTTTAACCCATCATCTTTGTTCCTATTTACATTTATTCCAATCTGTGCAAACATTGGGCTCTAATTATGAAACAGTACAAAAAGGGAAAGTAAATCACGCCACTAGAGGGCCACTCCGTTAAAGCTAACGCCCTATCTCGTTATATTATAGAAAAAAACTAAGCAAAAATTCCAGGACACACCCTGTTTATTAGGATCTTGGCCAAAATTGACTAAATTCCTTCTTGTGTCACGacccacccttccaccaagtttcatggaaatcgatTCAGTAGCTTTTGAGGGATACTgatgagaaacagacaaacaaaccacaatAGAAACATAAACTCATCGGTGGagggaacaaaaaagaaaatcattaacTAGACAGATAATTgtagctttttttattttattttgaggaGTCGCTGAAATTGTTGTTGAAGAAATGATCTTCAACTAGTGAACAGTATTCCACCACGGACTGTTATTTCCCGAGAGATCCACAGTTTTACTGTAGACAATTATGTCAGATTAAGTTTGTTAGTTACGTGAATTATTTCTCGGCCCGATTCAACGAGCCCGACATGACATGTTGATTAGAGGTGACAGAGCAGTTCTGGCTGTTTTATTCGCTCCCCTCTGTTTCCACTCTGCTGCCAGATGTGTGAAGGGATTCTTGTGAGCTGATAGAGGAAGCTGGTGAAGACCCAGATGTCTCCTAATGAGGAGAACAGAAATAACACCAGTTATCACTGGTCTGATGGTTGTCCTCCTCTCAGGACGACTGTATAGGATGCTCTTCATGAACCAAAACTTACCATGTTTCTTCACGACAGGATCTGGTCAGTGACCTGAAGGGGGAGCTGGGGGGCAAATTTGAGTCCCTGATCGTGGCTCTGATGACCGCACCCCTCGCCTATGATGTGACATCAATTCGCAATGCCATCAAGGTaggttctgcagcagctgccaggTGTGGACAGAGACTTTAGTAGCTGGAGAGTGGATTTGAGAGGTGTGTGACACTTCCCCTCTTTGACCTCCAGGGGGCAGGAACGGACGAGAAGGTGCTGGTGGAGATCCTCGCCTCCAGGACGGCTCAGCAGGTGAAGGAGATCTCGGCTGCTTACAGAGCGGGTaacacacgtgtacacaaacacacacacacacacacacacaaacaaacacacgttaaAAACAGGCGTGTTAAAGAGATGTAGGAAACTTACGTTTTCCAAGATGAAGACAATATGTTGTGATGTATTTCCCTCAGAGTATGATGACGACCTGGAGGAGGACGTTTCTGGTGACACCTCAGGTCACTTCAAGAGACTTCTGGTCATTCTGCTGCAGGtaaatctctcctctctcctctctcttcctcttcctcttcctcttctatttcctcttcctcttctctaaacattttcttttcctctctcctcagtccaACAGGCAGAAGGGGATCCAGCAGGGAGAGATTGAGAATGATGCTCAGGTGAGTCAGCTGGTAGTTCTTGCTCCTCACCATCAATGGCGTCTTTGTCTTttagtctgagtgtgtgagtgtcacaTGTGTAGCTTTGAACAGGATGCTCAAAGAGTGTTTATTGTGCGTTGGAGGAGGGCATGGCAGTTTGGAGGAATGATGTTGTGGCACCCTCTAGTGGAAGGAGCAAGCTAAAACTCACTTAAAATCTCAGTTTACAAGGAATTAGTAAATTAtggaatgaaataaatgttgaattcattttaaatagGTCTAGTTATGAGTCTTACAGTGTGATGTGTATTCGGTGTGGTCCTAGGCCCTCTTCAAGGCCGGAGAGCAGAAGTTTGGCACCGATGAGCAGTCGTTCGTCACCATCCTCGGAAACCGCAGCGCCGAACATCTAAGAAaaggtgggtgtgtgtttatattcagaATTTAAAGTCTTTTTTTGCTGCAAGCTTCACATAATAATCCAACaaactttgaacatgtgtgtttcagtgtttgaagCCTACATGAAGCTGTCTGGATATGAGATGGAGGAGACCATCCAGAGGGAAACGTCTGGAGGCCTGAGAGACCTGCTCCTCGCCGTGGGTAAGAATAAAGTCCTCACTGCCGACTGGTTCTGTCCTGGTTTCCTGAAACTGTGGTGTCATATAACAATAACCAagttttaaatttcatttctatttttcctctgcagtgaaGTGTGCCCGGAGCGTTCCAGTCTATTTTGCTGAGACTCTGTACTACGCCATGAAGGTAAGACGACAAACTGCTGTGGAGGTTAAGAATGACAACGTCTGaaagtatatttatatacattttcacttttttctcaTTAACTAGATCACATCCCTGAATTATTGAATAATGCAATTCGATGCATTTAGTTGCAGATCAATTTCTGCACCTGGTTTATAAATAAAGCAGAATATTGTGCTGCATTGGTAGAACAAAGTgcccaatctcacaatgttaaagaaagtgaatagGAGCAAATGCTGGATCTGCCTTCTGATTCAGCTACACACCAAAATTTAtttggttcttccctgaccccgaccacattcttccaccaagtttcatggtaatcttcCTCTAATTTGTGTGTAACCTTGCttaaaagtaaacaaacaaaa
Protein-coding sequences here:
- the anxa5b gene encoding annexin A5b; this encodes MASRGTVKASGSFNASADAEVLHKAMKGLGTDEDAIVQLLVARSNAQRQQIKSSYKTLFGKDLVSDLKGELGGKFESLIVALMTAPLAYDVTSIRNAIKGAGTDEKVLVEILASRTAQQVKEISAAYRAEYDDDLEEDVSGDTSGHFKRLLVILLQSNRQKGIQQGEIENDAQALFKAGEQKFGTDEQSFVTILGNRSAEHLRKVFEAYMKLSGYEMEETIQRETSGGLRDLLLAVVKCARSVPVYFAETLYYAMKGAGTDDNTLIRVMVSRSEVDLLDIRSEFRRLFACSLHSMIKGDTGGDYRKALLLLCGGDDA